A portion of the Chloroflexota bacterium genome contains these proteins:
- a CDS encoding ABC transporter ATP-binding protein gives MRQVAGLLAPRHALLAFIVILVIVSASLELAPPLILRNIVDDHLMVGRADGLIVLALLFLGASAAVEATRAYAGYLTGVAAQGTLHDLRVRLFAHFQALPIRWFDRTPLGEAIAHCTSDIEAIQTLFTSGVASLVIDLARVVTISIALVTLSPPLAGIAALTIPPLLFLTRRLQREVREAERRNRAATGQQGAQLQETFVGAETIQTFARQDVFVHRLRLTLKETLMASNRATLCSALYTPNVTILAAIAGAGLLWIGARGGLAEWDISLGTLTAFVLLLQRAFAPIASLGEQWQTVQGALAGVERVFTVLAEPEDLAVTAALTGQPGEALTGLPQRAGPSADTPAGALDHVTFGYSEGLPIVHSLSMAIQPGEHVALVGRTGAGKTSALSLLGGLYEPWSGSVTVLGRNPRELHPNERRRLFGVVPQTALLFNGTVIENVALFDPSVTPEMIGKAIQLAGAEAFVAGLPHGEQTLLAGVGGGRGMRLSAGQTALLALARAIVWDPPLILLDEATAAIDAATEAQLSSALRAGVVGNRRGLLTVAHRLATAREADRVIVLEGGRIVEEGPPAELIRRGGRFATLVELEAAGWDWREA, from the coding sequence ATGCGGCAGGTGGCGGGACTGCTGGCCCCGCGCCACGCATTGCTGGCGTTCATCGTGATCCTGGTGATTGTGAGCGCCAGCCTGGAGCTGGCCCCGCCGCTGATCCTCCGGAACATCGTGGACGATCACCTGATGGTCGGGCGGGCCGATGGCCTGATCGTGCTGGCCTTGCTGTTCCTGGGCGCATCGGCGGCCGTCGAGGCGACGCGTGCCTATGCTGGTTACCTGACCGGCGTGGCCGCGCAGGGTACCCTCCACGATCTGCGCGTGCGCCTCTTCGCGCACTTCCAGGCGTTGCCGATCCGCTGGTTCGACCGCACGCCGCTCGGCGAGGCTATCGCGCACTGCACATCGGACATCGAGGCGATCCAGACGCTCTTCACCTCGGGCGTGGCGAGCCTCGTGATCGACCTCGCGCGGGTGGTCACGATCTCGATTGCGCTGGTGACGCTCAGTCCGCCCCTGGCCGGCATCGCCGCGCTGACGATCCCGCCGCTCCTGTTCTTGACGCGTCGGCTTCAGCGGGAGGTCCGCGAGGCCGAGCGCCGGAACCGCGCCGCGACGGGTCAGCAGGGCGCGCAGCTCCAGGAGACGTTCGTCGGCGCGGAGACGATCCAGACGTTCGCGCGGCAGGACGTGTTCGTGCATCGCTTGCGGCTGACGCTGAAAGAGACGCTGATGGCGTCCAACCGGGCGACGCTCTGCTCGGCGCTCTACACCCCGAACGTGACGATCCTGGCAGCGATTGCCGGGGCCGGTCTGCTGTGGATCGGGGCGCGCGGCGGCCTTGCCGAGTGGGACATCTCGCTCGGGACGCTGACGGCGTTCGTGCTGCTGCTCCAGCGGGCGTTCGCGCCGATCGCCTCGTTGGGCGAGCAGTGGCAGACGGTGCAGGGGGCGCTGGCAGGCGTCGAGCGAGTCTTCACGGTGCTGGCGGAGCCGGAAGACCTGGCCGTCACAGCGGCGCTCACCGGGCAGCCTGGGGAGGCCCTCACCGGCCTCCCCCAGCGTGCGGGCCCTTCCGCGGACACGCCCGCCGGCGCGCTCGATCACGTCACCTTTGGCTACTCGGAGGGGCTGCCCATCGTCCACAGCCTGAGCATGGCGATCCAGCCCGGCGAGCATGTCGCGCTGGTGGGCAGGACGGGGGCCGGTAAGACCAGCGCGCTCTCGCTGCTCGGCGGCCTCTACGAGCCGTGGTCTGGCAGCGTGACGGTGCTCGGGCGGAATCCGCGCGAGCTGCACCCCAACGAGCGGCGTCGCCTCTTCGGAGTCGTGCCGCAGACGGCGCTCCTCTTCAACGGGACCGTGATCGAGAACGTCGCCCTGTTCGATCCCAGTGTGACGCCCGAGATGATCGGCAAGGCGATCCAGCTTGCCGGCGCCGAGGCGTTCGTGGCCGGCCTGCCGCACGGCGAGCAGACCCTGCTGGCGGGCGTCGGCGGCGGGCGGGGCATGCGCCTCTCGGCCGGCCAGACGGCGCTGCTGGCGCTGGCGCGTGCGATCGTCTGGGATCCGCCGCTGATCCTGCTGGACGAGGCGACGGCCGCCATCGACGCCGCGACTGAGGCGCAATTGTCGTCGGCGTTGCGGGCGGGCGTGGTCGGGAACCGGCGGGGACTGCTCACGGTGGCCCATCGCCTCGCGACGGCCCGCGAGGCCGACCGGGTGATCGTGCTGGAGGGCGGGCGGATCGTCGAAGAGGGGCCGCCAGCGGAGCTGATTCGGCGGGGCGGCCGGTTCGCAACGCTGGTCGAGCTGGAAGCGGCCGGCTGGGACTGGCGGGAAGCGTAG
- a CDS encoding ABC transporter ATP-binding protein — MRPYLRQTAGALVLGSIMGIVMNTGIVLPALMLGRAIDAVLAIERGEGDAATAGWAALGILGAAILVEASRVLKRWWLITANQRIRANIRADALRGVLSWPAERLHQTPVGDLMARIDGDVETLGTGIREATTEIWDTVLFSLSLIVAMLAFDWRLTLLAMLPVPAAMIVAFATGRWVRERISAARAAAARATAALQELLAGVRVLRLFGHEATAVRRYAELSAVQAETMLATQRLRSTLAPTYTVMMVAGVVVILWQGGEQVVAGLMTAGQLVAFLELYLRFVQRGFRVPQLVNSLQAGGVAYRRVRPLLATPLSVEGEPPRASFTPGYVAGLERRADLTPPAPQGNLPPLRAGDDVGAADSRAARRGWGGDVPLEGRGGEVSGGQGPVSLDLERVTFSYPGAPRPSLTDLSLVVPAGALVGVTGAVGSGKSALAKALVGLYQLADGHILVNGRPLDSLSPEQRATLIGYLPQDPWLFSGSVRENIVFGAPSLDGPQGERMLADAIRVAALEQDIAGFARGLDTPIGEGGVRVSGGQRQRISLARALLAGAPGRPGLLVLDDPFSAVDVDTEVRLVDGLLGAVGPSAPPERRATVVLCSHRLAAFTRVDLVILLEDGRVAELGTHAELLAAGGQYAHIYLAQQRIGQAGALPPATTEAAR; from the coding sequence CTGCGGCCATATCTCCGCCAGACGGCTGGCGCGCTCGTACTCGGCTCGATCATGGGCATCGTCATGAATACCGGCATCGTGTTGCCGGCGCTGATGCTTGGGCGGGCCATCGACGCCGTGCTGGCCATCGAGCGCGGCGAGGGCGACGCGGCGACTGCCGGCTGGGCGGCCCTGGGAATTCTGGGCGCCGCCATCCTGGTCGAAGCGTCGCGGGTGCTCAAGCGGTGGTGGCTGATCACCGCCAATCAGCGTATCCGTGCCAATATCCGCGCCGACGCCCTGCGGGGTGTCCTGTCCTGGCCGGCCGAGCGTCTTCACCAGACGCCCGTGGGCGACCTGATGGCCCGCATCGACGGCGACGTGGAGACGCTCGGCACGGGCATCCGCGAAGCGACCACCGAGATCTGGGACACGGTCCTGTTCTCGCTGTCGCTGATTGTCGCGATGCTGGCGTTCGACTGGCGGTTGACGCTCCTGGCGATGCTGCCGGTGCCGGCCGCCATGATCGTCGCCTTCGCGACCGGCCGCTGGGTCCGCGAGCGGATCTCGGCGGCGCGGGCGGCGGCGGCGCGGGCCACCGCCGCCTTGCAGGAGCTGCTGGCCGGCGTGCGCGTCCTGCGCCTCTTCGGCCACGAGGCGACGGCGGTCCGGCGCTATGCCGAGCTGTCGGCGGTCCAGGCCGAGACGATGCTGGCGACTCAACGGCTACGCTCGACGCTCGCCCCGACGTACACCGTCATGATGGTGGCCGGTGTCGTCGTGATTCTCTGGCAGGGCGGCGAGCAGGTCGTGGCCGGGCTGATGACGGCCGGGCAGCTTGTGGCGTTTCTGGAGTTGTACCTCCGCTTTGTGCAGCGCGGCTTTCGGGTGCCGCAGCTCGTGAACTCGTTGCAGGCTGGGGGCGTGGCGTATCGGCGAGTCAGGCCGCTGCTGGCGACGCCGCTGAGCGTGGAAGGGGAGCCGCCGCGCGCGTCGTTTACGCCGGGCTACGTAGCCGGGCTGGAACGACGGGCAGACCTCACCCCCCCGGCCCCCCAGGGGAACCTCCCCCCTCTCCGCGCTGGAGATGATGTCGGCGCAGCCGATAGTCGCGCCGCGCGGCGGGGTTGGGGGGGTGACGTCCCCCTGGAAGGCCGGGGGGGTGAGGTCTCCGGCGGGCAGGGGCCGGTCAGCCTCGACCTTGAGCGGGTCACGTTCAGCTATCCCGGCGCGCCGCGACCCTCCCTGACCGATCTCTCGCTGGTGGTCCCGGCCGGGGCGCTGGTCGGGGTGACGGGCGCGGTTGGTTCTGGCAAGAGCGCGCTGGCGAAGGCCCTCGTCGGGCTGTACCAGCTGGCCGATGGGCACATTCTGGTCAACGGCCGTCCGCTCGACAGTCTGTCGCCCGAGCAGCGAGCCACGCTCATCGGCTATTTGCCGCAGGATCCCTGGCTGTTCTCCGGCAGCGTCCGCGAGAACATCGTCTTCGGTGCGCCGAGCCTCGACGGTCCCCAGGGCGAGCGGATGCTGGCCGACGCCATTCGCGTAGCGGCGCTCGAACAGGACATCGCCGGCTTTGCGCGCGGTCTCGACACGCCCATCGGCGAGGGCGGCGTGCGGGTCTCCGGTGGGCAGCGGCAACGCATCTCGCTGGCCCGCGCGTTGCTGGCGGGGGCGCCCGGCCGGCCGGGGCTGCTGGTACTGGACGACCCGTTCTCGGCGGTGGACGTGGACACCGAGGTCAGGCTGGTCGACGGATTGCTGGGGGCTGTCGGGCCATCCGCGCCGCCCGAACGGCGCGCTACGGTCGTGCTCTGCTCGCACCGGCTGGCGGCCTTCACCCGCGTCGATCTCGTGATCCTGCTGGAGGATGGGCGCGTCGCAGAACTGGGCACCCACGCCGAGCTGCTGGCGGCAGGCGGACAGTACGCCCACATCTACCTGGCGCAGCAGCGGATCGGGCAGGCCGGCGCCTTGCCGCCAGCGACGACCGAGGCCGCCCGATGA
- a CDS encoding glycosyltransferase family 39 protein, whose product MPAAQAMPSAGLLAWVRRHPDLVLVLLLLIIGGSMRMAFAFRAPPLFVGGDSQTYLVPGYELAHGYGFAPILKRPPLYPLFVAVSMLLLGEDPHGLAFFQHLLGLGTVVLTYWLGRAAFSSAGALAGRVAGLAAGLLVALNGALITYERYVMAETLFTLLLTAAALALVLGMQRASWQLYALSGALFALASMNRAAAQLLLPLVPMVALLHHRRLLPAVRLSAALAAGFLAISLPWMTATWVQTGSFGASGLGEALFWRGSREQPMLISREIGRPSDVADPTLTQARRVAYNRVFENELPSDIAVVLQQRFGYTEAQADRVLRDVAIELFARQPDRYVQTSLALFGELLVGTEQFLGGQGKSGGVTRFPNAQDKYDFWNERIRHLAQPATTAQANEFRAAQRVANVFQPFRYAPLLLGLLALGLVGATLVRGWRVAWVPVLLGLWLLLTTAFLSGALPRYRYPADPLLAVGIGGGVAVGVVGARRLLASRSSQSTSAPAPSPASTSANPVVGR is encoded by the coding sequence TTGCCCGCCGCGCAGGCGATGCCGTCCGCCGGCCTGCTCGCCTGGGTGCGGCGTCATCCTGACCTTGTCCTGGTTCTGCTGCTGCTGATCATCGGCGGCAGCATGCGGATGGCGTTCGCATTCCGCGCGCCACCGCTGTTTGTCGGCGGGGACAGCCAGACCTACCTCGTCCCAGGCTACGAGCTGGCGCACGGCTACGGCTTCGCGCCGATCCTGAAGCGCCCGCCGCTCTACCCACTGTTCGTCGCCGTCAGCATGCTGCTGCTGGGCGAAGACCCGCACGGACTGGCCTTCTTCCAGCACCTGCTCGGGCTGGGGACCGTCGTCCTCACCTACTGGCTGGGCCGCGCAGCCTTCTCGTCGGCGGGGGCGCTGGCTGGCCGCGTCGCCGGGCTGGCGGCCGGGCTGCTCGTGGCCCTCAACGGCGCGCTCATCACCTACGAACGCTACGTGATGGCCGAGACGCTGTTCACGCTGCTCCTGACCGCTGCCGCGCTGGCCCTGGTGCTCGGGATGCAGCGCGCATCCTGGCAGCTGTACGCCCTCAGCGGCGCGCTGTTCGCGCTGGCCAGCATGAACCGGGCGGCGGCCCAGTTGCTCCTGCCTCTCGTGCCGATGGTGGCGCTGCTCCACCATCGGCGGCTGCTGCCGGCTGTCCGGCTCTCGGCGGCGCTGGCCGCGGGGTTCCTGGCGATCTCCCTGCCGTGGATGACCGCCACCTGGGTTCAGACGGGCAGCTTCGGGGCGTCTGGCCTGGGCGAGGCGCTGTTCTGGCGCGGCAGCCGCGAGCAGCCGATGCTGATCAGCCGGGAGATCGGCCGCCCGAGCGACGTGGCCGATCCGACGCTGACCCAGGCGCGCCGGGTCGCCTACAACCGCGTCTTCGAGAACGAGCTGCCGAGCGACATCGCCGTCGTGCTGCAGCAGCGCTTCGGCTACACCGAGGCCCAGGCCGACCGAGTCCTGCGCGATGTCGCCATCGAGCTGTTCGCGCGGCAGCCCGACCGCTACGTGCAGACGTCGCTCGCTCTCTTCGGCGAGCTGCTGGTCGGGACGGAACAGTTCCTTGGCGGCCAGGGCAAGTCCGGCGGCGTCACCCGCTTTCCGAACGCCCAGGACAAGTACGACTTCTGGAACGAGCGCATCCGCCACCTCGCGCAGCCGGCCACCACGGCCCAGGCCAACGAGTTCCGCGCCGCCCAGCGAGTCGCCAACGTATTCCAACCGTTCCGCTACGCCCCGTTGCTGCTCGGCCTGCTGGCGCTCGGCCTTGTCGGGGCCACGCTGGTACGCGGCTGGCGGGTCGCCTGGGTCCCCGTGCTGCTCGGGCTGTGGCTGCTGTTGACGACGGCGTTTCTGTCAGGGGCGTTGCCGCGCTACCGCTACCCGGCCGATCCGCTGCTGGCGGTCGGCATCGGCGGGGGCGTGGCGGTGGGCGTGGTCGGCGCGCGTCGGCTGCTCGCCAGCCGCAGCAGCCAGTCCACGAGCGCGCCAGCGCCCAGTCCGGCCAGCACCAGTGCGAACCCGGTCGTCGGCAGGTAG
- a CDS encoding fumarylacetoacetate hydrolase family protein — MRRFSLATIARRIGDREREVGALVLDGRLYPLDQLAPDRPALHAGLFGLLQHWDNFRAAIYGLAAGIDPWTPALDPADPSVRVLAPLRFPRAIFCTVFNYYDFAAEAGVTPPDKSATRPYVCIKLPHSVVGPNETIVLPHTSKQVDWECELGAVIARPCRNVFVKDALDYVAGYTIVNDISARDIIQRPDWPNFASDWLESKNFDTGTPMGPYMLPRELVPDPQNVRLKLTRNGTVQQDGNTSTMIFTLAEQIAHISQTVTLLPGDVIATGTPAGVGWKRGLGLQPGDTLDLELPDLPEAGVLHNSVTGPLTLAPPNQGTAFA; from the coding sequence ATGCGTAGGTTCTCACTGGCGACGATTGCCCGCCGAATCGGCGACCGCGAGCGCGAGGTTGGCGCGCTGGTGCTGGATGGACGGCTCTACCCGCTCGATCAGCTTGCGCCCGACCGTCCGGCGCTGCACGCCGGCCTGTTCGGTCTGCTCCAACACTGGGACAACTTCAGAGCGGCGATCTACGGACTGGCTGCCGGCATTGACCCATGGACCCCGGCCCTGGATCCTGCCGACCCGTCTGTGCGGGTGCTGGCCCCGCTGCGGTTCCCACGGGCGATCTTCTGCACCGTCTTCAACTACTACGATTTCGCCGCCGAGGCCGGCGTGACGCCGCCGGACAAGAGCGCCACCCGCCCGTACGTCTGCATCAAGCTGCCGCACAGCGTCGTCGGCCCAAATGAGACCATCGTGCTGCCGCACACCAGCAAGCAGGTGGACTGGGAGTGCGAGCTTGGCGCGGTCATCGCCCGGCCATGCCGCAACGTCTTCGTGAAGGACGCACTCGACTACGTTGCCGGCTACACCATCGTCAACGACATCTCGGCCCGCGACATCATCCAGCGGCCAGACTGGCCGAACTTCGCGTCGGACTGGCTGGAGAGCAAGAACTTCGACACCGGCACGCCGATGGGGCCGTACATGCTTCCGCGAGAACTGGTGCCGGACCCGCAGAACGTGCGCCTGAAGCTGACCCGCAACGGCACGGTCCAGCAGGACGGCAACACCTCGACGATGATCTTCACGCTGGCCGAGCAGATCGCCCACATCAGCCAGACGGTGACGCTGCTCCCTGGCGACGTGATCGCGACGGGGACGCCGGCCGGAGTCGGCTGGAAGCGCGGGCTGGGGCTGCAGCCCGGCGACACGCTCGACCTGGAGCTGCCGGACCTGCCTGAAGCGGGAGTCCTGCACAACAGCGTGACCGGGCCGCTGACGCTGGCCCCGCCAAACCAGGGGACCGCGTTCGCGTGA
- a CDS encoding PQQ-dependent sugar dehydrogenase, whose translation MAPRGRLLLAGALSALLLACQSASAASPSQPAPATGPTGQAAARPAASSNPAAASQPVSAAKPPAVQQSDAAPRIRLEALPFGFRQPLFLTHAGDGRGRQFVVEKGGAIRIVKGGQLVPTPFLDIQARVRASGSEQGLLGLAFHPRYAENGRFFVAYTDSSGRNTVERYQVSSDPDRGDPSTGVTLLSIDDPAQNHNGGMLTFGPDGMLWVGTGDGGGSGDRYGNGQNRQTLLGKMLRLDVDSGEPYGIPADNPFVGQPEYRPEIWAMGLRNPWRYTFDRATGDLWIADVGQNAYEEIDLVTAGTAGGLNFGWPLMEGMHCFPESASCDQTPYVRPVAEYGRGGGCSVTGGYVYRGSASPSLQGLYFFGDFCTGRVWSLDRQGDGWRMTEQLQQAIQISSFGEDEAGEVYLTTFSGGDGSHQIYRIVAQ comes from the coding sequence ATGGCGCCTCGCGGACGGCTGCTCCTGGCCGGCGCGCTCTCAGCCCTGCTCCTGGCGTGTCAGTCCGCCAGCGCCGCCTCGCCCAGCCAGCCGGCTCCCGCGACCGGCCCGACCGGGCAGGCCGCCGCCAGGCCGGCCGCCTCCAGCAATCCAGCGGCGGCCTCCCAGCCTGTCAGCGCCGCGAAACCGCCGGCAGTCCAGCAATCGGACGCCGCGCCGCGCATTCGCCTGGAAGCCCTCCCGTTCGGGTTTCGGCAGCCGCTCTTCCTGACTCATGCCGGCGACGGCAGGGGCAGACAGTTCGTCGTCGAGAAGGGCGGCGCCATCCGCATCGTCAAGGGTGGCCAACTGGTCCCGACGCCGTTCCTCGACATCCAGGCCCGGGTGCGAGCCTCCGGCAGCGAGCAGGGGCTGCTCGGGCTGGCGTTCCACCCGCGCTACGCCGAGAACGGCCGCTTCTTCGTCGCCTACACCGACAGTAGCGGCCGCAACACCGTCGAGCGGTATCAGGTCTCCAGTGACCCGGATCGGGGCGATCCGTCCACCGGCGTCACGCTGCTCTCAATAGATGACCCGGCCCAGAATCACAACGGTGGCATGCTGACGTTCGGACCAGACGGCATGCTCTGGGTCGGGACCGGCGACGGCGGCGGCTCCGGCGACCGCTACGGCAACGGCCAGAACAGGCAGACTCTCCTCGGCAAGATGCTGCGGCTCGACGTGGACAGCGGTGAGCCGTATGGCATCCCCGCCGACAACCCGTTCGTCGGCCAGCCAGAGTACCGCCCGGAGATCTGGGCGATGGGGCTGCGGAACCCCTGGCGCTACACGTTCGACCGGGCCACCGGCGACCTCTGGATCGCGGACGTGGGCCAGAACGCCTATGAAGAGATCGACCTGGTGACCGCCGGCACGGCCGGCGGCCTGAACTTCGGCTGGCCGCTCATGGAGGGGATGCACTGCTTCCCCGAGTCGGCAAGCTGCGACCAGACGCCCTATGTCCGGCCGGTTGCCGAGTATGGCCGTGGCGGCGGCTGCTCGGTCACGGGCGGCTACGTCTACCGTGGGTCCGCCTCCCCGAGTCTCCAGGGCCTCTACTTCTTCGGGGACTTCTGCACCGGGCGCGTCTGGTCGCTGGATCGCCAGGGCGACGGATGGCGCATGACCGAGCAGTTGCAGCAGGCGATTCAGATCAGCTCGTTTGGCGAGGACGAGGCGGGCGAGGTCTACCTGACGACGTTCAGCGGCGGCGACGGCAGCCACCAGATCTACCGAATCGTCGCGCAGTAG
- a CDS encoding response regulator transcription factor has protein sequence MEGRHQGGSAVCEKQPASSYPAATSVSEAPTATVILVVDDDPEIRDLVRWLLEDEGWTVQTAVDGLDALRQATAARPSLIILDMGLPLLNGEEVARRLHHHYVDPPPILVVSADARVGERAARIGAASYLHKPFDVDVLARLVRTTLGQ, from the coding sequence ATGGAGGGGAGACACCAGGGGGGTTCGGCGGTCTGTGAGAAGCAGCCGGCCTCATCATACCCGGCGGCAACGTCGGTCTCGGAAGCACCGACGGCTACCGTCATCCTGGTCGTTGACGACGATCCGGAGATCCGCGATCTGGTCCGCTGGCTGCTCGAGGACGAGGGCTGGACGGTTCAGACGGCGGTAGACGGCCTGGACGCGTTGCGGCAGGCAACGGCGGCGCGGCCATCGCTCATCATCCTGGACATGGGCCTGCCGCTGCTCAACGGCGAAGAGGTCGCGCGGCGGCTCCACCATCATTATGTCGATCCGCCGCCGATACTGGTGGTGAGCGCCGACGCCCGCGTCGGCGAGCGGGCAGCGCGGATCGGCGCGGCATCCTACCTGCACAAGCCGTTCGACGTGGACGTGCTCGCGCGACTGGTGCGGACGACGCTGGGCCAGTGA
- a CDS encoding siderophore biosynthesis protein SbnG has translation MTDVPAPLAVPGDLARRLRAGEVVLGPLIFDLLSPGLAVVLAEAGWDFVLIDLEHAPLDASSVAQFTLSARQAGLATIVKLPDLERSGVQRYLDYGAAGIQAPHVETTDEVRKLVSWSRYPPVGERGQVFGLGNTGFRLVDRDRYVAEANASVLTLAMIETRAGVEAVEAILDGGPDVVFVGTGDLSSSYGVPGQMTHPTVLEAAERVLAACRARGVAVAINAEEPETAQRWIERGAQMIAYSSELGMIRRQSQALLEPLVRTLRASGRRSATSLSS, from the coding sequence ATGACTGATGTGCCCGCGCCGCTGGCCGTTCCCGGCGATCTCGCGCGCCGTCTGCGTGCGGGCGAGGTGGTGCTGGGACCGCTGATCTTCGATCTGCTCTCGCCGGGCCTTGCGGTGGTGTTGGCAGAGGCGGGGTGGGACTTCGTGCTGATCGACCTGGAGCATGCGCCGCTGGATGCCTCGTCGGTCGCGCAGTTCACGCTGTCCGCTCGGCAGGCCGGCCTCGCGACCATCGTCAAGCTGCCGGACCTCGAACGCTCAGGTGTACAGCGCTACCTCGACTACGGCGCCGCGGGCATCCAGGCCCCGCACGTCGAGACGACGGACGAGGTCCGCAAACTGGTCAGCTGGTCGCGCTACCCGCCGGTTGGAGAACGTGGGCAGGTCTTCGGGTTGGGAAACACTGGCTTTCGGCTGGTGGACCGCGATCGGTACGTTGCCGAAGCGAACGCGAGCGTGCTGACGCTGGCGATGATCGAGACGCGGGCCGGCGTCGAGGCGGTTGAAGCGATTCTCGACGGCGGCCCGGACGTGGTTTTCGTCGGGACAGGCGATCTGTCGTCGTCGTACGGGGTGCCGGGGCAGATGACGCACCCGACTGTGCTGGAGGCGGCAGAGCGCGTGCTGGCGGCCTGCCGGGCGCGCGGCGTTGCTGTGGCGATCAACGCCGAGGAGCCGGAGACGGCGCAGCGGTGGATCGAGCGTGGGGCGCAGATGATCGCGTACTCAAGCGAGCTTGGGATGATCCGTCGGCAGTCGCAGGCGCTGCTGGAGCCGCTGGTGCGAACGTTGAGGGCCAGCGGTCGGCGCTCGGCGACGAGCCTGTCATCCTGA
- a CDS encoding amidase yields MEWTSATELAQLIRRVKLSPVELVEHLLARIEQVNPTINAYVTVVAEEARAAARAAEAAARSGDELGLLHGVPYSLKDLTPTRGIRTTMGSKIFEHNVPDADGLLVQRMRMAGGILLGKTNTPEFGCKPFTDNRVFGTTHNPWSLAHSPGGSSGGAAAAVAGGLGPLAQGSDLAASIRQPAAWSGVVGFKPSQGRVPRVPSPSGWSGLSVDGPIARTVADAALMFAAIAGPDPRDPLSLPETGEQWDEIAAEEIDLRDLRVAWTPDLGGAAPVDPTVAAICGAAARAFEDLGCIVEEATPRIGNIQQAFLVLNSGLRQASLGQYLEAWREQMDPVLVSRLEIAANTTAVDVARAEVERTAYHQRLVSFFEQYDVLLLPTSATPPLPLDVRFPIQVGGRSVAHSIEMLLPTYAFNFSNFPAISVPAGWTDDGLPVGLQIVGGWQQDAMVLRTAAAFEIARPWADRLPPL; encoded by the coding sequence CTGGAATGGACATCGGCAACCGAGCTGGCCCAGCTGATCCGCCGGGTCAAGCTCTCGCCCGTCGAGCTGGTCGAGCATCTGCTCGCGCGCATCGAGCAGGTCAACCCGACCATCAACGCCTACGTCACCGTGGTTGCGGAGGAGGCGCGCGCAGCGGCCAGAGCCGCCGAGGCCGCCGCCCGCTCCGGCGACGAGCTGGGCCTGCTCCACGGCGTCCCGTACTCGCTCAAAGACCTGACGCCGACGCGCGGCATCCGCACCACGATGGGCTCGAAGATCTTCGAGCACAACGTTCCAGACGCCGATGGCCTGCTGGTCCAGCGGATGCGCATGGCGGGGGGCATCCTGCTCGGGAAGACCAACACGCCTGAGTTTGGCTGCAAGCCGTTCACCGACAATCGCGTCTTCGGGACGACCCACAACCCGTGGTCGCTGGCGCACTCGCCGGGCGGGTCGTCGGGCGGGGCGGCGGCGGCGGTCGCGGGCGGCCTGGGACCGCTGGCGCAGGGCAGCGACCTCGCGGCCTCGATCCGCCAGCCGGCCGCCTGGAGCGGCGTCGTCGGCTTCAAGCCCTCACAGGGGCGCGTGCCGCGTGTCCCAAGTCCGTCCGGCTGGAGCGGCCTCTCCGTCGACGGGCCGATCGCCCGCACCGTCGCGGATGCCGCCCTGATGTTCGCGGCCATCGCCGGCCCAGACCCGCGCGATCCGCTCAGCCTGCCCGAGACCGGCGAGCAGTGGGACGAGATCGCGGCTGAGGAGATCGACTTGCGGGATCTGCGGGTCGCCTGGACGCCAGATCTCGGCGGGGCTGCGCCGGTGGATCCGACCGTCGCCGCCATCTGCGGCGCGGCGGCGCGCGCGTTCGAGGATCTCGGCTGCATCGTCGAGGAGGCCACCCCGCGGATCGGCAACATTCAGCAGGCGTTCCTGGTGCTGAACTCGGGGCTGCGCCAGGCCTCGCTCGGCCAGTACCTGGAGGCCTGGCGCGAGCAGATGGACCCAGTCCTGGTGTCGCGCCTGGAGATCGCCGCCAACACGACCGCCGTCGACGTGGCCCGCGCCGAGGTCGAGCGGACGGCGTACCACCAGCGGCTGGTTTCTTTCTTCGAGCAGTACGACGTGCTGCTGCTGCCGACCTCGGCCACGCCGCCGCTGCCGCTCGACGTGCGCTTCCCGATCCAGGTCGGCGGGCGCAGCGTAGCCCATTCCATCGAGATGCTGCTGCCCACCTACGCCTTCAACTTCAGCAACTTCCCGGCGATCTCGGTGCCGGCCGGCTGGACCGACGACGGCTTGCCGGTCGGGCTGCAGATCGTCGGCGGCTGGCAGCAGGATGCGATGGTGCTGCGGACGGCGGCGGCGTTCGAGATAGCCCGGCCGTGGGCCGACCGGCTCCCGCCCCTTTGA
- the rpsU gene encoding 30S ribosomal protein S21, with protein sequence MYVVAREGETFEELFRRFKRGIEAAGILRDYRRKQRFKPAHEERRDKIRAAQRKRRRARAKSGG encoded by the coding sequence ATGTACGTGGTCGCCCGCGAGGGTGAGACGTTCGAGGAGCTGTTCCGGCGCTTCAAGCGAGGCATCGAAGCGGCCGGCATCCTCCGCGATTACCGTCGCAAGCAGCGCTTCAAGCCAGCGCACGAAGAGCGGCGCGACAAGATCCGCGCGGCTCAGCGAAAGCGGCGGCGCGCGCGGGCGAAGTCCGGCGGCTAG